In Ischnura elegans chromosome 9, ioIscEleg1.1, whole genome shotgun sequence, the following proteins share a genomic window:
- the LOC124165117 gene encoding 60S ribosomal protein L10: MGRRPARCYRYCKNKPYPKSRFCRGVPDPKIRIFDLGKKKARVEDFPLCVHLVSDEYEQLSSEALEAGRICANKYMVKNCGKDQFHIRMRLHPFHVIRINKMLSCAGADRLQTGMRGAFGKPQGTVARVHIGQPIMSVRSSDRHKAAVVEALRRAKFKFPGRQKIYVSKKWGFTKYEREEYEQLKNDGRLEQDGCNVKYRPEHGPLAVWKKVQLELAQVAA; encoded by the exons ATGGGTAGGCGACCAGCGAGATG CTATCGCTACTGCAAAAACAAACCTTATCCTAAGTCAAGGTTTTGTAGAGGTGTTCCTGACCCAAAAATTAGGATCTTTGACTTGGGGAAGAAGAAAGCCCGCGTAGAAGATTTCCCCCTGTGTGTCCATTTAGTTTCTGACGAGTATGAACAGCTTTCCTCCGAAGCTCTTGAAGCGGGACGTATCTGTGCTAATAAG tACATGGTGAAGAATTGCGGCAAGGATCAGTTTCACATTCGCATGCGGCTTCACCCTTTCCATGTCATCAGAATCAATAAGATGTTGTCCTGTGCTGGAGCCGATAG GCTCCAAACAGGGATGCGTGGTGCGTTTGGGAAGCCACAAGGAACCGTTGCTCGTGTCCACATTGGTCAGCCCATTATGAGTGTTAGGTCATCCGATAGGCATAAGGCTGCCGTCGTTGAGGCACTTAGGCGAGCCAAGTTCAAGTTCCCTGGCCGTCAGAAG ATTTATGTGTCCAAGAAGTGGGGATTCACGAAATATGAGCGGGAAGAGTATGAACAGCTGAAGAATGATGGGCGCCTGGAGCAGGATGGGTGCAATGTGAAATATCGCCCAGAGCATGGCCCTCTTGCAGTCTGGAAGAAGGTTCAGTTGGAGTTGGCCCAGGTCGCTGCATAA